A genome region from Panicum virgatum strain AP13 chromosome 4K, P.virgatum_v5, whole genome shotgun sequence includes the following:
- the LOC120704112 gene encoding chaperone protein dnaJ 8, chloroplastic-like isoform X1, producing the protein MAVGGGVRVASSLEVWGRGRSSGSGSGSRAGRRGAAAATVRCSCVGEAGPAAAGGLAEEHYRTLRLRPGATRGEVKKAFRRLALMYHPDVRKETDGDGDGDRGVQFQRINVAYQVKKKLLYQMLMSNMREAEERLEYWRLKYGLTDQDLDRYRCYLNEDGDDWLDM; encoded by the exons atggccGTCGGAGGAGGCGTGCGCGTGGCGTCGTCGCTGGAGGTgtgggggcgggggcggagcagcggcagcggcagcggcagcagggcggggaggcgcggcgccgcggcggcgaccgtcAGGTGCAGCTGCGTCGGCGAGgcggggccggccgccgccgggggcctgGCGGAGGAGCACTACCGGACGCTGCGGCTGCGCCCGGGGGCCACCCGGGGCGAGGTCAAGAAGGCCTTCCGCCGCCTCGCGCTCATG TACCATCCGGACGTCCGCAAGGagaccgacggcgacggcgacggcgaccgcgGCGTCCAGTTCCAGAGGATCAACGTGGCGTATcaggtaaaaaaaaaacttttataTCAG ATGCTGATGAGCAACAtgagggaggccgaggagcggCTCGAGTACTGGCGCCTCAAGTACGGCCTCACCGACCAGGATCTCGACAGGTACAGGTGCTACCTCAACGAGGACGGCGACGACTGGCTCGACATGTGA
- the LOC120704112 gene encoding chaperone protein dnaJ 8, chloroplastic-like isoform X2, which yields MAVGGGVRVASSLEVWGRGRSSGSGSGSRAGRRGAAAATVRCSCVGEAGPAAAGGLAEEHYRTLRLRPGATRGEVKKAFRRLALMYHPDVRKETDGDGDGDRGVQFQRINVAYQMLMSNMREAEERLEYWRLKYGLTDQDLDRYRCYLNEDGDDWLDM from the exons atggccGTCGGAGGAGGCGTGCGCGTGGCGTCGTCGCTGGAGGTgtgggggcgggggcggagcagcggcagcggcagcggcagcagggcggggaggcgcggcgccgcggcggcgaccgtcAGGTGCAGCTGCGTCGGCGAGgcggggccggccgccgccgggggcctgGCGGAGGAGCACTACCGGACGCTGCGGCTGCGCCCGGGGGCCACCCGGGGCGAGGTCAAGAAGGCCTTCCGCCGCCTCGCGCTCATG TACCATCCGGACGTCCGCAAGGagaccgacggcgacggcgacggcgaccgcgGCGTCCAGTTCCAGAGGATCAACGTGGCGTATcag ATGCTGATGAGCAACAtgagggaggccgaggagcggCTCGAGTACTGGCGCCTCAAGTACGGCCTCACCGACCAGGATCTCGACAGGTACAGGTGCTACCTCAACGAGGACGGCGACGACTGGCTCGACATGTGA